The Canis aureus isolate CA01 chromosome 11, VMU_Caureus_v.1.0, whole genome shotgun sequence genome has a segment encoding these proteins:
- the CCT4 gene encoding T-complex protein 1 subunit delta, producing the protein MPENAAPRSGAPAAAAGGRSKTAYQDRDKPAQIRFSNISAAKAVADAIRTSLGPKGMDKMIQDGKGDVTITNDGATILKQMQVLHPAARMLVELSKAQDIEAGDGTTSVVIIAGSLLDSCTKLLQKGIHPTIISESFQKALEKGIEILTDMSRPVELSDRETLLNSATTSLNSKVVSQYSSLLSPMSVNAVMKVIDPATATSVDLRDIKIVKKLGGTIDDCELVEGLVLTQKVANSGITRVEKAKIGLIQFCLSAPKTDMDNQIVVSDYVQMDRVLREERAYILNLVKQIKKTGCNVLLIQKSILRDALSDLALHFLNKMKIMVVKDIEREDIEFICKTIGTKPVAHIDQFTADMLGSAELAEEVNLNGSGKLLKITGCTSPGKTVTIVVRGSNKLVIEEAERSIHDALCVIRCLVKKRALIAGGGAPEIELALRLTEYSRTLSGMESYCVRAFADAMEVIPSTLAENAGLNPISTVTELRNRHAQGEKTTGINVRKGGISNILEELVVQPLLVSVSALTLATETVRSILKIDDVVNTR; encoded by the exons CTGTTGCTGATGCTATTAGAACAAGCCTTGGACCAAAAGGAATGGATAAAATG ATTCAAGATGGAAAAGGCGATGTGACCATTACAAATGATGGTGCCACCATTCTTAAACAGATGCAAGTGTTACATCCAGCAGCCAGAATG CTGGTAGAGCTGTCTAAGGCACAAGATATAGAAGCAGGAGATGGCACCACATCAGTGGTCATCATTGCTGGCTCTCTCTTAGATTCCTGTACCAAGCTTCTTCAGAAAG GGATTCATCCAACCATCATTTCTGAGTCATTCCAGAAGGCTTTAGAAAAGGGTATAGAAATCTTGACTGACATGTCTCGACCTGTGGAACTGAGTGACAGAGAAACTTTATTAAATAGTGCTACCACTTCCTTGAACTCAAAG gttGTGTCTCAGTATTCAAGTCTGCTTTCTCCAATGAGTGTAAATGCAGTGATGAAAGTTATTGACCCAGCCACGGCTACTAGTGTAGATCTTAGAGACATTAAAATAGTTAAGAAACTTGG tggGACAATTGATGACTGTGAGCTGGTAGAAGGGCTGGTACTTACTCAGAAGGTGGCAAATTCTGGCATAACTAGAGTTGAAAAGGCTAAGATTGGGCTTATTCAGTTTTGCTTATCTGCTCCCAAAACGGAT ATGGATAATCAAATTGTAGTTTCTGACTATGTCCAGATGGATCGAGTGCTTCGGGAGGAGAGAGCCTATATCCTCAATTTAgtgaagcaaattaaaaaaacaggatGTAATGTCCTCCTCATACAGAAGTCTATCCTGAG agaTGCTCTTAGTGATCTTGCATTACATTTCCTGAACAAGATGAAGATTATGGTGGTTAAGGATATTGAAAGAGAAGACATTGAATTCATTTGTAAG ACAATTGGAACCAAGCCAGTTGCTCATATTGACCAATTCACTGCTGATATGCTGGGATCAGCTGAGTTAGCTGAGGAGGTCAATTTAAATGGTTCTGGCAAACTGCTTAAG ATTACAGGCTGTACAAGCCCCGGAAAAACAGTTACAATTGTTGTTCGTGGATCTAACAAATTGGTGATTGAAGAAGCTGAGCGCTCTATTCATGATGCCCTATGTGTTATTCGCTGTTTAGTGAAGAAGAG AGCTCTTATTGCAGGAGGTGGTGCTCCAGAGATAGAATTGGCCCTGCGGTTAACTGAATATTCACGAACATTGAGTGGCATGGAATCCTACTGCGTTCGTGCTTTTGCAGATGCTATGGAAGTCATTCCATCTACACTAGCTGAAAATGCTGGCCTGAATCCCATTTCTACAGTAACAGAACTAAGAAACCGACATGCCCAAGGAGAAAAAACTACCGGCATAAATGTCCGAAAG GGTGGTATTTCCAACATTTTGGAGGAACTGGTTGTCCAGCCTTTGTTGGTTTCAGTCAGTGCACTGACTCTAGCAACTGAAACCGTCCGGAGCATTCTGAAAATTGATGATGTG gtaaATACTCGGTAA